Genomic window (Branchiostoma lanceolatum isolate klBraLanc5 chromosome 13, klBraLanc5.hap2, whole genome shotgun sequence):
TATAGTCTGCATCATATTGCCAGAAAGAAACAGTGACTTCAACGAAGACTTTTCAATACCACTGAAACTATTGTTATCAATTTGGCTCAAATCATTAAAGCTTAGATCCAGAAGCTGCAGTTTGATAGAGCTGGGTAGAATCACATCGTCGACAAATGTCAACTTATTTCTCGCCAAATAGAGGCCTGCTAGATTAGATAGCTTTCCAAGGGCTTCACTAGGGAATTTTACCACATTATTTTCCTCGAGATACAACAGACTTAGAGCCGTTAGGTCTTCAAACTGATGAGGACCTAGAGTTAAGTTACCATAATAAGCTATACTGTTCAAACGAAGTACCTGAAGGCTGGCAGGAAGATTGCCTGGAATGCAGAGTCCTATGTTGTTGTCAGACAAATCAAGCTCTTTGAGATTATGAAGCGATCTTAGTTTGATAGAAATTTGTTCAGAGCACTGGAAGGAATTCTCCGCCAGATTCAGTTGCTGTAAAGTGATAGGAAGAAGGTCGTCGGAAACTTCACTGACGAGGTTGTCCTGTAGATCTAGGGATGAGAGGTTCTCCAGGTTGACGAGTGTCTGGTCATTGATGTTGGAGATGCGGTTCTGCCGGAGGATGAGTTCGGTGGTGTTGTAGGGGAGGTCTGGCGGCCGCGGGAGGGTGGTCAGGAGCGCCCGGCTGCAGTCTACTCTTGTGCCGTTACATCTGTGAAAACATCCATAATACATATTAGGCATCACATTTCTTTCGTAGGTTGTATTTCTTTCTGCTATTCATTTGAGAAGTTGTGATTTGACCAAAAGGAAATGGGAACGGGTTGACTAGTACCAATATTCTCTATCACAAAGCAATTTGAACTGGTCACCATAAGTATTGGACTCCCTATATTGGCTATAATGAACAAACATGAAATTTCAACAAACTTGCTCAGACAACAACATCATCAGATACATACTTGCAAACTGACGGACACGATGCAGTCGCCGTCGCCATAGCAACCAATAAGATTAGGGAATATATCATCATTGTAGACCTGTTGTGATTGGTTGTTGGCGTAAAACCCTGTAGGCACGGATAAAGATCGTCAGATCATGTCGCAAAAGTAATCCTGATGTTTTTCCATATCAAGTCATGATTTTACAGGAATGAAAACTGACAATACATCAACATTTCACGTTGACCTTAATGTCTTTTGCAGAATTCTAAGATCATGATATCATGCAGCGGTGTCGCCCCTTTGGAATAGCATCTTCAATCTAAAGATGGAAATAGTTTGAGTCCGTCTATGACGCTTGCCATGTTTAATTTACAATGTTCCCTATTTATCACTTAAATCGTAGTCCGTATAAAGAAGGGTGTAAATTGAGGACGTAAAGTACTAGCATTTAGTAGGAAATGAAAAGGGCTGTTTTCTCTTATCAACGCATCGGTACTATGATAAGTCTATCATTTGGGCCATCTCAGTACGTAATGGAATTGTTTCCACAGTTTATAATTAGTTGGTCAAGGTCCAACTATTCCAACATCAATATGGTAGGGGGTAGACCTGGACTTGCACCTTACAAATACAATATTGTACACCGGCATTAGATGTTAGACCATAACATGAACCGCGTGCTATACTTACGTCCTGTAACTAGCCCTTATTTGGTCTTCTTGCTCACCGTAGAGATAGATATCTCAGACGGGGGTATATTTAGCTCCAACTGAGCGTTTAAGGGTCGTTCATATGAACCTATCAACTGTGGTCCAGGACCAGAATGCACCGCGAGTCAAACGTGTCAACCTGTGACGTTTCTACAATCAATGGCAGTTACGAGTTATTTGGTAAATCATTTACAAAACGACAGTACAAAGTAAACATACTTCGTAATGGCTTGAAAGGGAATGGAGTAAATTGATAACCCATCTGCTGtggtaaacacacctgtgtaATTGTACTTTGGTCTCAACATGGTGGTGGTGCACGGTTGCAGTTGCTGAGTTTGTTAACAGGTGTCGCTTGTAAATCACGTCCAAAATTGCGACACCTTGTCACGGTCAGACAAAACCGTCAACTTGTAAAAGCCATGTTTGCCATTGGCATGACGCTTACAAAATCCCACTCAAtggatttgtacatgtattatttaaGATTGACAGCACAGACGCATATGGTTTCAcagtttttatttttacaattGTTTGCACACAACATATTGCTAAGATTGTGATAAAACAGTTTTACGTGCTACAATGTATGGAAACAAATGATATTATAATTTGAACTTGTTAACCACTTTAATCTGCACGTTACAGAAAGCTTGTAGGGTATGGTGTTGTCACCACACCCAACAGTGAAATATAAGATAATATTGCAACAGGAGAAGCCACACTCGCTTTAGCGACACTGTAAGCAAACTCTCTGTACATCAAAATGAAAAGTAACACCTTATCTTAGACTTCGTGGTGCTACAATAAGTATGCCCCAACCTGGTTGTAAAACAGTTTTCTAAGTCACTTCCCCTACAGATCTGTTACACCAAGTGCTAAATTTAAAGACATCACATCACTTGCATAACCTCTTGGGGTGCAATTGTTGTAACTTGTATTCGTCTTTGAAAAAAGTATTTGAAAAATCTAAAATCTGTGCTTTCACAAGGATGTGATATATCTTAGCTTTACACATTCAAATTATGTACACTCTGGTTCActttacaaaaatattcaaTTCCTCACTACTTTAACATTCACCCTTTTGGTAATAATATATTTCACCCCTGAGATGTGTACGGTAAGGCACGATGTGTTGTGTTTAGCTGTGTAGCATTCAATCATCCAGGCCGTTGAGAGCGCTGGTGAACCTCATGATCTGGTCCAGACTCGCAAGCTTCAGCTTGTTCGATATGAACTGGTAGAAGAACTCAGGAgccttcagaaaaaaaagaataacttATTGTTATCGTACATAGCAACAATGCTGCTTTATATGAAATAGTTTTAGTTGCAAGTTGTAGTTCTTAGAGGCTTTTAGTAATCTACTAAATCTGCTTGTCGACAATTTCTATGTGATCGAAACAAGGCCAACGTTAGTTATCCTTGTACAGACAAGGTATGGATCCCATGAAACTCAGCTTAATAAATCAATACTAGCAAGTTTTTAAACTCACCTCTCCTCTTAAGGATTGCAAGAAGTGCAGCTGTGGTCCTGTCAGCTCTCTCAGGACGTTCCTGTCAAACACACAGAGGCATAACTGTTTACTTGCGGAAAGAAAGATGGCTTCTGTCACCCTGTGTAACGTTGCTGTTCGTCTTGTTGGCTTAAAATAACCCTCGTCCAACACAAAATCTATGATGTTCATTAGGCTGACCAAGTAGGTCAAAGAGAAATGGTCCCAGGATTCTTCGTTGGGGGCACCAAATTCCCTTGGCTATCAatagtctttgtctgagagggCTAGGCTCTCAATCTAGTCTAAGTAGAGATATTCTGTGGGACTTCTTACTTCTCCAGCTGGTTCTGTGTTATCCATTTATCCACGTCCGCCTGTTTCCAGTCCAGCACACGTGGTTTTGCGGGAGGCATGATGGGTAACGCCCCCGCACCGCCGGCTCCCACCTCCGCTGCTTCCATCTTTTGGACTAGTTGTGCAGTCTTGCCTCTCTGCCCTGCAAAGTTAAAAGTAAAATATGATGGGGACTGTAAATTTGCTTTTATAGATGTAGACAAAGTGAGTGGAACGGTTGTTGAACAGTTACTGCACTGTTCTAACAAAGTTTTGATATAGAAATTGTTTCAGCCTCACTAGTATACCTTTtggtaccagcctccgtagtgaccgctggctcaaaaaaaatcgcttgctagccagcggtcactacggtggctggtactcaggctattatCAACATGGATGTTTACCTAGCTCTTTGATGAGTTTTCCAATGGAGTCTTCAAACTTGTGCTGTGCGCTGAAGTCGAAGTACAGCTTGGCTCCCAAGATGGCGCCCAGCCAGCCGTCCGGCTTGTATTTTGCCTCCATCATCAGCGGCACGATTTGCTTACGTAGCTGAAACGTGTACTCCGCCTCTGTTGAGGCCGGGGAAAAACATCAACCATAAGACCACAATTCAACATTACTGCAAAGTTCATCGTGCTATCATTCGCATTTGCTGACAGGCatcttgaaaaatatatttttcatacCCTCGCCTCTTTGACCTAAAAGGCCCTTGaagttttactacatgtatcaaaccGTCGACGACGCTAAATGTCATATGTATGATAAAGGCTATATTATATCTTAGCATCACACGGAATTCGATTTTAAACAATGTGTAATACTATGGCAAACaagttttggaaaaaaagaacCCACCGGTTCTGCAGTTTGGGCTCTCCTTGTACTTTTGAGACATGCAGATGAGCACGACTGCAGAGTTCTCCACCGCCTCGGCCATGGCCTGCAGCGTGGACCCGCCCATCTGCTCCAGGTCCATCCACACACGGTACCCGAGCGACTGCAGGCGGTCCTTCACCTGTGGATAGGGTGTTCAACATTTCATACTCATCTATAGTGGAATACAATTGCCTCGTAAATAGCGAGTTGTGGAACCTCTTGCACGCTTTTCCTTCAAGGCGGGCTTCGAAGGCATTCATATTTTGTGCCTCACTCGATTTGGTACCGAAATCTGGTCTGGTCCAAAGActaatttcatatttcataagtAGTTTGGTGAAGGAGGAGGGGACTCTGTGACTTCTTGGGACTGATGGATGTAAGCTGTATGGAGCCTCGCAGGATAACTGAAAGGAGCATATAGAAAGATAAATTCTCGGATAACCACAAACCTTGATGAGTGTTTTCTGATGGTCCCATTGGTagctgatcatgatgtgcgGTCCGCCGCCCTCCTGAAGGTCTTCTATGCTGGACTCTTCCGACTTCTCTGTCAGCTCTTTTGCCTTTTCCTCTGCACAAGAAGTAAAACGTATATGTTGGGAATTTCGCTCATATAAATCATTGCACAAGAATGTTCACATTCATAATTATGTGTCATGGACAGAAACAGTAGAACATTGTGCAAGGTGCAGTTATTTACtcatgtgtgtatatgtgcttTTTATACCAACGccgttttgaaaattttgaccTTTCTCAAACTAATAGTGAGGAAGAGAGTTCTTACCCCTCGCTTGTTTATCAAGCACCCACAAAGCTCCGTTAGCTGCCTTGGCAATCTCTGGGTTCTTGCTGTCCTTCAACCTGAAACGTACTTAAACTGTGAGATCAGTCAACATATAAGAACATCATCGACAGAGTCGTTGGATTTGTTCGTATGCCAACATCTCCGTAATCGACAAACAGAGATCAACGACATATGGGCAGATTCAAATCCATAGACAAATCCATAGAAACATATCTGCTGAGTACATTCTGACCTTTTGAGCTGGTACATGAGCCTTGGTTCGGCTCGGATCTTGTCCTTGTTGTCATCGTGGAAGGCCAGCTGCCAGACGGCCCTGGCACCCTGCTCCTGCTCCTCCTCATCCCCCGTCTCCATCAGCTGCACCAGGAGGGGGAGGGCGCCTTTCTCCACGATCATCACCTGATGGCAGGAGGAAACAGGGATGCTACTGTCATGAAAGGATACATGTTTCGGTATGATAGGCTAAAGCATATAGATGCCACAATAGACCAATTACGACGGCCATTTCTGATTTCctggggtcagctcggggtcatgtaCCAAAACGAGGCTAGAGAGGAGACAGCCTATTTATAATCCTGTATTGCAATATGAGTATGCCTCGTTTTGGTCACAGGTGGATGACCCCCGAGGCTGAACCCgggaaaatcaaaatggccgccgtaattggcAAGTGGTCTATTACCAATTTCATCACGCTAACTCTTTTTCATATCGACTGTAATCATTTTCAGATAACAATTGATGTTCgagtttgaaatttgatttgatttgatattaCAGCTGCGTTTGTAGGAAAATAAATGCAGACCTTATTGTCGTCGTTCTGCGCCAGTTGGCTGATGCCCATGGCCATCTCCATGGCCGAGAAGCCCTGAGACCGCATCGATCCGCTGTCCACTGCCTCCGTAAACACCGTCAGGATGAAGCCGATCACGCTATCGTCCGTCATGATCAGCTCGTTGTCCTCCTCACCTGATAAGATAACATAAGATAAGATAAGCATACGCTTCAGATCCTTGTTATTTTCTTTGGATACACAGACTTGAATGGCCTCTCAAATGACGATGGGTAGCTATGATATAGTCCTTATAGGAACTTACCCTACTTTGCGTGATCATGCCGATTTCGGCAATACTTCATGTAAGACAAGGATagctaaaaaaaaactttataaaaACAAGGGAATCATGTATTTTGCACGATCAACAAACAAAAGCGTCTCAAAGTCGTATGGTTTACAAAGGGGCCTCACCAACGATGTAAGCCAGAGTCATAACTGTGACTGTCTTGAGTTCCTCGTCGGACGTGTTTATCCAGGGCAGGAGATGGTCGATCAGACCCAGCTGCCTGAGGATGGTTCGGTTTTCGATGACTTTGGCACAGTTGTGGAGGATTCCTAGCGAGCACTTCACCAGCCAGTTGTGTTCCTATAGAAGTGGTATGATTGTTTCCCGTTTAATATTCTATGAAGTGCTGTTAAGACGGTGACGAGCATTTTTGAAACGGTATATTTGGTTTATTACCCCCATAAGATTAAaagtaaaagtatttttttcacGGCTGGACACTGATGGCTCTCTAAGCCATCTACAATTGTACTAGTGAGTATGACGCCCAGGCGTACTTCCCTGTACCTCACTGGGATGGGAGAATTTCCTTCTTCCCAGCCCACTGatccatttacaaaatgtttaaatAATGGTCAATCAAAGATGTATCAAATATTAGTATTCCAAATCTCTTGTCAACGATGCGCTTGGTCAACACAGGAGTAAATATTACACCCACGAACCCCTGACGGCTGCCAACAGGCACATAGCAGAtcattatttgtttgtgtgCTTCACGTAATTAGTAACCCGGGCACAAAGACAAGGTGCATATCCTCTACACCACCTTAAGTCAGTTCGCTATGTATATGTCGCTATGGTACCATAGGCCCCTTATCAAGCATCGGGGCAAGATTTTTCCCTTGCGTTTAGCAGTGCAAAattcttagcctggaatccaaacctattatagcccccgagtctcctctccgcaaatacgttttttgcggagaggagactcaggagctattATAGGTTTGTCGCTATCAAACCCATAAGTGTAACCTCCACCAGGCTTTTCTAAAGGGTtttggatagtagaattcgccGACATAAAAAGGGtaaataattggccaggagaatcAGTCCGCCGTAAGGGCAACATTTTCTCTGCACCACATTGATGCCGAACCCCTGGCAGATCATTCTCACTGTTTGGCAAAATTTTGCTATTTTTCAGCCTGTTAGTCTGATGGAGACTACTATAAGTAAATCAACGCTGAGCGTAGTACAAACCAACACCTACGTTGTTTGTCTGAAACGATTTCTTATATTCCTTCAGTTCCTCTATGAGCATGGGGAAGAGCCCGGTCTTTCCTAGCCTTTTTGCAAAGTTGAAGCTTGCGTCAGAAAAACTCCAGCAACAGTTTCTGATGGCGTAGTAGCACTCCCACACCTCATTGTCATTAAACAGCTTGCCGGTGGACTTGAGGAATTTAAGGTAGTCCGTAAAGACGCCGGCCGCCCCGATCTTGGTGAGATGTTCCCCCTGGATATGCCTATGAATCTTTCCATCGAAGTTCCAGTAAGGATCGTCGATGTCGTTGTCGACTCGGCGGTAGACGTCGCTAATGCTGGATTCGTCTCCTTTCTTCTCCTTCACTTGAGCCACGCCCCTGTCCATGATCTTGAGGATCGGTTTCATCTCAGGGTGTTGGTCCAAGAGGCGGGCTAGCTTCTCCTCGTCTGTCTCCGCGACCTACAGGTTAAAGTATTAGATGACAGATTAAAACGCAACGCAAACTCTTTTCATACTATGATGTCTAGGAATCGTGTTTTGTGCCGTACCTGCATGCAGGTATTCTAGTGGATGGTTATATCCATGTGGAGTCGCAGACTAGTCTACCCTACATGTAATAATTAACCTTTGATATGTTGCCATTATCTAATTTTGTCAGTCAACCTGTTTTAATATTTGCGCAGTGAAACATCGGAATGACTTAGTCTAAAATGTCCTTTCATTTTTCTTGAAATCTGACCCGGTCGACAGATCAGATTGTAAGCACCATGTAACTCTGAAAAGATCGTTCACctgttgttttgttgtcgtggaggccgccatcttggattggaCCCCCGCCTTCCCCCTCCACTTTACGGACGCCTGCGCGGCGCTCACCACAGGTGCAGCCGGCTTCTCGTCATAGCCGCCGACTGGCTTGGTCGGTGCTGAGCCCATCACCTCGCGATCTTCAACATTTATAACAACTAAGCGGCTAAGACTCTTTAAAACAGAATGAAGACACTAGTACTGCGTACTCTGAACTCTCTTGTCAGCATGTAGCTATTGACGACGTCTTCAGTGATGTCACTGAGTCAATATTACCCTCTACACTACACGAACACCTTGGTGGCTGTTCAGACAACAAACAACGTCTGCGAAGAAGCTACAGACAGTACACCACTGCAGTCGACAACGCGGACAGTGACACGGAATCTGTTTCCGCCCCGCCCATTGTTGTTGTTCGTTGCTAAGGCTTAAGACAGGTGTGTTCCTGCCAGGGGTCACGGCACGCAATGCATTCATTTACAGTCCATTCATGTCAGCGTTATGGGTTAGGGACGGCTTAAACAACTTAACTGCATTACTCAGCGGGGTATCTGGTATATATAGTTGGGCCCGGGTGTGACATGACTGAATACAAAAGACAGTTTGGGAAAAAACTTCGGATCACCCCATATAGAATTGTTAGAATGACATAGCAATCACACTACTCGGGCGTTCTTAATGGCCAGGGGAGCATAATTTTCAGCGCGCAAGGATACCGCTAAGTGAGGCCCAAGCCCGAAAGGCTTCAGATATTAATCCTTGAAACTTTATTGTTGACTTTTCCGTCATTGTGCTACATGGTCTTTCAACTTGAAAATCCATGTAGCACAATGACGAAATAATCAACAATGAAACACGGACACTTATGCATAGACATTTGAATCATTCGACCATTTTTGTCACTATATTTGGTTGGGACACACGCCCCATCAAACTAAGGTGAATGTTGAAGTTCTTTTCAAAAGTCCAAATGTTTCATTGTTGACATTTTGACGCTGTGTCAAAGTTGTGTCCATCTCTGTCTAAGGTAACGTTACCTACTTCcggaatatcatggaaatccgtcgtttctTTGTTTAGTTGTCCTTTaacaaaacgcccctgcagtttttgctgaccacaaatatgcggaaaaccagacagacacactaaaaccatttttcatggaggtaatagcTATCTTTATTTGGAAACTCATGCCTGAATGATAATTGGAAGAGTACACACAGATACGATAACGTAAAAGTGTGATAATTTATCTACTTCTTTGTTTATATAAACGTAGACGGCCTTGGTTATCAAACCGCCCTCTTTGCGACCGACGCGTGTCGTTACCTTTGACCAGTCGCACCATTTACTGAGATAAATCATCTTAATGTGTTTACTGTACTGTTTACACCATTTGGCGTGACATTCtatttttgttacatgtacaatcggTAACACTGGTAGCAATGGCGACCTGTAGCCGTATTTACGTTCTGTCGCTTATTGCAATACTCTGCTACCTAGTTTTCCCTTCACGTGGAGAAGAAATCACAGTAACAACACGGAGCGGAGATCTAAGAGGAAAGAAGGTCGCTCCTGACAACGGCACCGCCCTC
Coding sequences:
- the LOC136447833 gene encoding leucine-rich repeat transmembrane protein FLRT3-like, encoding MMIYSLILLVAMATATASCPSVCKCNGTRVDCSRALLTTLPRPPDLPYNTTELILRQNRISNINDQTLVNLENLSSLDLQDNLVSEVSDDLLPITLQQLNLAENSFQCSEQISIKLRSLHNLKELDLSDNNIGLCIPGNLPASLQVLRLNSIAYYGNLTLGPHQFEDLTALSLLYLEENNVVKFPSEALGKLSNLAGLYLARNKLTFVDDVILPSSIKLQLLDLSFNDLSQIDNNSFSGIEKSSLKSLFLSGNMMQTIAPSAFSEMPQLKNLTMDQNPWNCGCDLLPLREWLENATIRGLLGITKGHALNCETPGDLKGQMVSKVPLHYFCGNTTVPPSTTVHQTTIPANVTMVTVSNVSTVIPPTLPPGAKLFNFSIDSISEQAVKLSWASSDPNVVFQVSWGYKHSSVRYSGWNKVTSFGINNLLPDTKYRICLMAKVQGSAMGKEVCVSVITIAKHDGAHSGLTGAGLGLAIAFPICCLVIGVIGVYAGFRYNRRNSSGYQSFKD
- the LOC136447284 gene encoding uncharacterized protein; the protein is MGSAPTKPVGGYDEKPAAPVVSAAQASVKWRGKAGVQSKMAASTTTKQQVAETDEEKLARLLDQHPEMKPILKIMDRGVAQVKEKKGDESSISDVYRRVDNDIDDPYWNFDGKIHRHIQGEHLTKIGAAGVFTDYLKFLKSTGKLFNDNEVWECYYAIRNCCWSFSDASFNFAKRLGKTGLFPMLIEELKEYKKSFQTNNEHNWLVKCSLGILHNCAKVIENRTILRQLGLIDHLLPWINTSDEELKTVTVMTLAYIVGEEDNELIMTDDSVIGFILTVFTEAVDSGSMRSQGFSAMEMAMGISQLAQNDDNKVMIVEKGALPLLVQLMETGDEEEQEQGARAVWQLAFHDDNKDKIRAEPRLMYQLKRLKDSKNPEIAKAANGALWVLDKQAREEKAKELTEKSEESSIEDLQEGGGPHIMISYQWDHQKTLIKVKDRLQSLGYRVWMDLEQMGGSTLQAMAEAVENSAVVLICMSQKYKESPNCRTEAEYTFQLRKQIVPLMMEAKYKPDGWLGAILGAKLYFDFSAQHKFEDSIGKLIKELGQRGKTAQLVQKMEAAEVGAGGAGALPIMPPAKPRVLDWKQADVDKWITQNQLEKNVLRELTGPQLHFLQSLRGEAPEFFYQFISNKLKLASLDQIMRFTSALNGLDD